The DNA segment CTGCCAGACCTTCCGAACTACCTGAGACGTAAAATGACTATTTTATCCTTGAACCCCGATtttctaaattttgaatttttcttacttttaatgactCGAATGTACCCAAaccatcatataagcttaatttgacttctaataattttcttagacgtaaacctgAACCTTTCGATTTAATCACTTAATAGCTAAACCGTGAACCGTTTGGaacccgaattaattcaaaaattaatattttttctccaaattttaaaattaaactttTCATCCCTAAATTACCCCCGTGAACTATGATTTGACACTTGTCGACCACGGTTTGATTTCCTTACTTTTCCCTAGCCATGTTCGAACCCTAGACCCCAAATCGAGCCGTCGCGCCAAATCTCTCGAACACCCTCGAGCCACCTAGGACCAGACCACCAGCCTACCCTCCTGGACCACCTTCAAATCGCCCTAACCAGCCTAACCAGACCACAGTCGTCAGCTACCCCCAAGCCGCGCCACTCTTCTCGTTTCCTCCTTAAAGCCTGTCAGTTTTCCCTTTTCTAGAACCACTGGACCACCAGCGCCTAGTCATCCCTGAGCTGACCCTCTACCCCTTGCTTAGGACCCTACCGAGCCCCCTGGTTCAAGCTTATAGCCTACACACCTCTTCTTTTTATCATCAAGCCGCACGCACCACATGGCTCCTAGGGCTCGCGGTTGTTGCCCTCCTTCATCTAGCCTCCGTCCAGCCAGCCTTGAGCCTTCCTAACCTCCAGCTGCACAAGGCCTGGTCCAAACCCTGGCGCTGCCTTCCCTTAGTCAAGACCATCATGTGCCCAAAACTCCATGGAAGGCTCTAGAAAACCCTAGGTTCAACTCTCCCTTTTCCATGCACGTTTCAGCCTACATTCCTCCATTAAACGACTCTTTTACGACCCATATGCATATCGTACTGGCAGTATGTCCCTTAGAACGTCTAACACAATTCGTATTCGCATAGAAACGTcgaaactttgaaaaatatacGTCTaaacgtaaaataatttgaacttaaaCGTTTTTCATTCtagaaaacataaatcatacataatatgatttgaatggtgcaaaaagaAAGTTTAGAAGCTTGTCCTTGTgtttagaacgctcgaatattcgatCGTTGGAGCATGTTGCGAAGAAGAACGAATGGGCGAAGAACAACCTTGGATTTTTGCCTTGAGGTTGTTGAAAatttagtgtgtgtgtgtgtgttgtgtgtaaTTTTCGGCCAATTGAAATTTTAGAACCCTaggattttgattttataatttagtATTTTATGTGATTTAGGAGTTTAGAGTTTTTAggactctttttttttaagtaattaggcccattaatcctAGATACATTAAGTTTATTAAGAcccaattaaatataaaataaaagtttacaaaaatcgttttaaaaaataataactttcggGGCCATAAAAGTCCTTTGTTTGAATAAAAACTGCTTCTCGGATAAAATAAAGTTCGACTCGTCAAATAATTTGGACTCTAacgtttttagaaaattttaatcctatttaatcatattatcgagccttaaaaacaattatcgaaaaatatttttatcttggtTGTCCCTGGTCTCCTTTTCCTGGTTTAATATCGAATATCCggacaaaatatttatttttatgaaatcattcaatttaaacatttaatcatataagaTATATCATTTATGcatttcaaatcaattaaataaaataaataagcaatttaaataatttgcaaGTGGTTTTCGTGAACTCATTTTAGGACGTTACATAACCAATCTTTTTGTCTCCGTCACCCTTTGTACAAAATCAAGAACTCATTCAAAGATACTTAAACTTATAATTGATAATTCCATTCCGGAACAGACTACAAGCATTAATTTAACATCAACAAAAACATATAAGaggtaataaatatttaaacgaCCGTGTAACAATTCTTAGTGATGTGTTCTAAAATAGTGAGACTCGTGTATCAGAACATACAAAAACCATATATCCAGATCATCTAcaaattctaaaaaatattcCAAAATCGAATTGCTTAACATCCTATCGTTAGACACTTAGGATTAAAACTTCGGACAAAAAGGCACACTTCCAACACCCCATATCTCATTCATCTCGTGATAGCCATCTTCAATTTTTGCCACCCAAGTACCGCTCTCCACAATCAACGGTCAAAAGCTTTCGTATTAACACTATAATAATAAAACTAACTACACTGACTCTTTTCATGACGTGACAGAACTAATCGCAGAATCTAACCTAACTATTTAACCTTTGGAATAGTGTtattaaaaaacaatattaatgTCGAATAAACCATACATTCAAAGCTTGTGTCTCTTCTCTGTCCTCTGCAACTCCTTTTGATCGATATAAAATCCACGCTACTGGACTGTAAGTCTGCAATGGAGAAAATGGGACTTCTTCTTGCcgttttcttttcatttctcTCCATTTTCTCCTCTCCGGCGCTGTCAAGAAAACTCGCATCCAGCTCAAAAACCATGCTTCTTGATGTATCTTCTACTCTGAGAAAAACCCAAGATTTATTGTCGCTCAACTCCCAAAATTTGGTGCACTCGAGGCCCGACTTAGAACACCAGAAACCCATTGTTTCTTCCGGTTCATCTCTGAGTTTTCAGCTGCATTCTCGCTTGGGAATCCGTCGAAGTTCTGATAAAGACTACAGAGAACTCACGTTGGCCCGAATCAACCGTGACTCGGCCCGTGTCAAAGCGCTTCAGACCCGGCTAGATCTGTTGAGTTTAGGTACAAAGAAAGTAGATCTAACGCCACTGGAGGAAGAATTGGAGGATGAGAAGATTGAAGTCCCGGTGATTTCGGGAACAAGTCAAGGCAGCGGCGAGTACTTCTGCCGTGTCGGAGTTGGCAATCCGCCGACCCAATCTTACATGGTGCTCGACACCGGAAGCGACGTCAATTGGGTGCAATGCGCCCCCTGCGCAGACTGTTATCACCAAGCCGACCCGATTTTCGACCCGGTCCACTCCACTTCCTTCTCCCCCCTCACATGCGACACCCAGCAATGCAGGTCGCTCGATGTCTCCGAGTGCCGTAACGACACGTGTCTCTACGAGGTTTCCTACGGCGACGGCTCTTACACCGTCGGAGATTTCGTGACGGAGACCTTCACTTTCGGCAATTCCGCTGCGGTAAACAAATTAGGCATCGGTTGCGGTCATAACAACGAAGGTTTATTCGTCGGAGCCGCCGGATTAATCGGCTTAGGCGGCGGCTCTTTGTCTTTCCCTTCGCAAATTAACGCTTCCTCCTTCTCTTACTGCCTCGTGGATCGCGATTCGGATTCCGCTTCAACTCTCGATTTCAACTCATCACCCCCGCCAGACGCCGTCACAGCTCCATTACTTCGGAACTCCAAGCTGGACACCTTTTACTACGTAGATTTGACGGGAATCGGCGTCTCCGGTGAGCTGTTATCAATCCCGCCGGCGACTTTTCAGGTGAACGAGAACGGAGACGGCGG comes from the Primulina huaijiensis isolate GDHJ02 chromosome 8, ASM1229523v2, whole genome shotgun sequence genome and includes:
- the LOC140982215 gene encoding protein ASPARTIC PROTEASE IN GUARD CELL 1-like — protein: MEKMGLLLAVFFSFLSIFSSPALSRKLASSSKTMLLDVSSTLRKTQDLLSLNSQNLVHSRPDLEHQKPIVSSGSSLSFQLHSRLGIRRSSDKDYRELTLARINRDSARVKALQTRLDLLSLGTKKVDLTPLEEELEDEKIEVPVISGTSQGSGEYFCRVGVGNPPTQSYMVLDTGSDVNWVQCAPCADCYHQADPIFDPVHSTSFSPLTCDTQQCRSLDVSECRNDTCLYEVSYGDGSYTVGDFVTETFTFGNSAAVNKLGIGCGHNNEGLFVGAAGLIGLGGGSLSFPSQINASSFSYCLVDRDSDSASTLDFNSSPPPDAVTAPLLRNSKLDTFYYVDLTGIGVSGELLSIPPATFQVNENGDGGVMVDSGTAVTRLQTAAYNSLRHAFKAGTRDLPLTNGVALFDTCYDLSSRQSVEVPTVSFHFSNGKELSLPAKNYLIPVDSSGTFYLAFSPTSSSLGIIGNVQQQGTRVSYDLANSLIAFSPKKC